One Oscillospiraceae bacterium genomic region harbors:
- a CDS encoding MarR family transcriptional regulator — MYHKTLSYYSTIFYRSFAAFTGEQLQAVGLNFGLLFFVIYVGKHPGCSPSELTKALHLDWGYSQRSLNKLAEDGFLSREKHGRSYALTLTDRGQQAFVISHQVFFTWNDTRLANLNDTEKDQLLALLQKAAEGMPEHV; from the coding sequence ATGTATCACAAAACTTTATCCTATTACTCCACCATTTTTTACCGCAGTTTTGCCGCGTTTACCGGCGAGCAGCTGCAAGCCGTAGGGCTCAACTTTGGGCTGCTGTTCTTCGTTATTTACGTAGGCAAGCACCCGGGCTGTTCACCGTCAGAGCTTACTAAGGCCCTGCACCTGGACTGGGGCTACAGCCAGCGCAGCCTGAACAAACTGGCCGAGGATGGCTTTCTCTCCAGGGAAAAACATGGCCGCAGCTATGCCCTGACCCTGACCGATAGGGGACAGCAGGCTTTCGTTATCAGCCACCAAGTATTTTTCACCTGGAATGATACCCGCCTGGCCAACCTGAACGATACCGAAAAAGACCAGCTGCTGGCCCTTTTACAAAAAGCAGCAGAAGGGATGCCCGAACATGTATGA
- a CDS encoding 2-dehydropantoate 2-reductase, whose product MKIAVIGPGAMGLLFGSYLSQHHDVTLVGTNPAKMQSITENGVTIREMDGSERIYRPHATADTTGLSPVDLVIVQVKASASEAALTKNKTLIGPDTILMTLQNGMGHETLLSRFAACEQIVIGTTQQGSYKLGETTVCHSGLGKTFLGTVTGDSSRFAPLAEMFAGCGFPCEVCSQVQGMIWDKLMINASSSVLSGILQVAQGYVEQDSHAWTLAEKLIRELCAAATADGYPFDAEEQIARIRLHLQKAPDGFTSIYADLKAGRRTEVDVINGAVVEAGHRHNIPVPTHEFVVELVHAMEGRA is encoded by the coding sequence ATGAAAATTGCAGTCATTGGTCCCGGCGCGATGGGGCTGCTGTTCGGCAGCTACCTGTCCCAACACCATGATGTTACTCTGGTGGGCACCAACCCAGCCAAAATGCAGTCCATTACCGAAAATGGCGTTACAATCCGCGAGATGGACGGCAGCGAGCGCATCTACCGCCCCCATGCTACCGCCGACACCACCGGCCTCTCCCCTGTCGACCTGGTCATCGTGCAGGTCAAGGCCAGCGCCTCTGAGGCCGCGCTGACCAAAAACAAGACCCTCATCGGTCCCGACACCATCCTGATGACCCTGCAAAACGGTATGGGCCACGAAACCTTGCTGAGCCGTTTCGCTGCCTGTGAGCAGATTGTCATCGGCACCACCCAGCAGGGCAGTTATAAGTTGGGCGAGACCACCGTCTGTCACAGCGGCCTGGGCAAAACGTTTTTGGGCACCGTCACCGGCGACAGCAGCCGCTTTGCCCCGCTGGCCGAGATGTTCGCGGGCTGCGGCTTCCCCTGCGAAGTCTGCAGCCAGGTGCAGGGCATGATCTGGGATAAGCTGATGATCAACGCATCCTCCAGCGTGCTGTCCGGCATTTTGCAGGTGGCCCAGGGCTACGTCGAGCAGGACTCCCACGCCTGGACGCTGGCCGAGAAGCTCATCCGTGAGCTGTGCGCCGCCGCCACCGCCGACGGTTACCCTTTCGACGCCGAGGAGCAGATCGCCCGCATCCGGCTGCACCTGCAAAAGGCGCCTGACGGCTTCACCAGCATCTACGCCGACCTGAAGGCGGGCCGCCGCACCGAGGTGGACGTCATCAACGGCGCGGTCGTGGAGGCCGGGCACCGCCACAATATCCCCGTGCCCACCCATGAGTTTGTGGTGGAACTGGTCCACGCCATGGAAGGCAGAGCATAA
- a CDS encoding prolyl-tRNA synthetase associated domain-containing protein — protein sequence MKLQNGRPADTTGRLEKELRCYDLLDRLGVPYERVDHAPAMTMEVCQEIDRVLNAVICKNLFLCNRQETAFYLLMIPDTKVFHTKDLSAQIGSARLSFAKAEYMQQLLDITPGSVSVLGLMNDTAHKVQLLIDEDVLASEYVGCHPCINTSSLRLRTRDLVEKILPAIEHEFIKVKL from the coding sequence ATGAAACTGCAAAACGGCCGCCCGGCGGATACGACCGGACGTTTGGAGAAAGAATTGCGCTGTTACGACCTGCTGGACCGCCTGGGTGTGCCCTATGAGCGGGTCGACCACGCCCCTGCCATGACGATGGAAGTCTGCCAGGAGATCGACCGTGTGCTGAACGCGGTGATCTGCAAGAACCTGTTTCTCTGCAACCGGCAGGAGACCGCGTTTTACCTGCTGATGATCCCCGACACCAAGGTGTTCCACACCAAGGATCTGTCGGCGCAGATCGGCTCGGCGCGGCTGTCCTTTGCTAAGGCTGAGTATATGCAGCAGCTCCTGGACATCACGCCGGGGTCTGTCAGCGTGTTGGGGCTGATGAACGATACGGCCCACAAGGTGCAGCTGCTCATCGATGAGGATGTGCTGGCCAGCGAGTATGTGGGCTGCCACCCCTGCATCAACACCAGCAGCCTGCGCCTGCGCACCCGTGACCTGGTGGAGAAGATCTTGCCTGCGATAGAACATGAGTTTATTAAGGTGAAGTTGTAA
- a CDS encoding site-specific integrase has translation MTTRTNSAKWTGTRWRIDVQKDGTRKSFYSSKPGRTGQREANAKADKWLETGVAPTSMRVDAVWELYLKDVRATTGTSNYDRTYKNGKNYILPVVGHLKMCKLTEGKLQDVLNLSYKNGNLNPDGERRSTEPLSKKTMQGIRSTETGFIKWARKQGYTTLHEKMLDLEVPKGARTKEKHILQPESLRVLFSTETCLFRGKPIFDDNIYCYRFIVASGLRPGEAVGLRLGDFTGRRVDISRSINRYNETTKGKNENAVRYIEMNDKAYEAYMGQLYLLQAWRVPRTPDTPLFPLVNQQSLYNHWRHYQETNGIPHISLYELRHTFVSIAQDLPDGKLKALVGHSKNMDTRGTYAHRIEGQAHETATAMTAAFDKVLNA, from the coding sequence ATGACGACCAGAACGAACAGCGCCAAGTGGACGGGCACCCGCTGGCGCATCGACGTGCAAAAGGACGGCACCCGCAAGAGCTTCTACAGCTCCAAGCCTGGCCGCACCGGCCAGCGCGAGGCCAACGCCAAGGCCGACAAGTGGCTAGAAACAGGCGTCGCGCCTACCTCTATGCGGGTGGATGCTGTGTGGGAGCTCTACCTGAAAGACGTCCGCGCCACTACAGGCACAAGCAACTACGACCGCACCTACAAGAATGGCAAGAACTATATCCTCCCCGTGGTAGGGCACTTGAAAATGTGCAAGCTGACCGAGGGCAAGCTGCAAGACGTGCTGAACCTGTCCTATAAAAACGGCAACCTCAACCCAGACGGCGAACGGCGCAGCACCGAACCGTTGAGTAAAAAGACCATGCAAGGCATCCGCTCCACAGAAACAGGCTTCATCAAATGGGCCCGCAAGCAGGGCTACACCACGCTGCACGAGAAAATGCTTGACCTGGAAGTGCCCAAAGGTGCCCGCACCAAAGAAAAGCACATCCTCCAGCCCGAATCCCTGCGCGTTTTGTTCTCCACTGAAACTTGTCTGTTTCGCGGCAAGCCCATCTTTGATGATAACATTTATTGCTACCGCTTCATTGTTGCCAGCGGCCTGCGCCCCGGTGAAGCTGTGGGCCTGCGCCTGGGCGACTTTACGGGCCGACGGGTGGATATTTCCCGCTCCATCAACCGCTACAACGAAACCACAAAAGGGAAGAACGAGAACGCCGTGCGATATATCGAGATGAACGACAAAGCCTACGAGGCCTACATGGGGCAGCTTTACCTCTTGCAAGCGTGGCGTGTACCTAGAACGCCCGACACGCCGCTTTTCCCGTTGGTGAATCAGCAATCCCTCTATAACCATTGGAGGCATTACCAGGAAACAAACGGAATACCGCATATTTCTCTGTACGAGCTGCGCCACACGTTTGTATCTATCGCGCAGGACTTGCCAGACGGCAAGCTAAAGGCGCTTGTAGGCCACAGCAAGAACATGGACACGCGGGGAACATACGCGCACCGCATCGAGGGACAGGCCCACGAAACCGCCACAGCAATGACAGCAGCCTTTGACAAGGTGCTGAACGCTTGA
- a CDS encoding AAA family ATPase produces the protein MITNYKKLPTLLQSRKHWVLCDVPGAADPKHPRQAKHPQWGADSTNPATWADFATASAAVMLDDADGMGYVFAKDDGLVFIDGDHCLGADGRPLSPFDKWLTMLPGYCERSRSGTGLHFIVRGTLPDGCKHKKHINGGEMAVELYDCNRYVALTGNLWGEQTPLEDAPSAQAGIDVILQQMGMLADDGPADALPDQPDRPEEEIQAIIADALQRDGDFAQLWSCTEHPGKLGDESKDDLAICTAAWRATCFQLSEGDLMHGLDASPWAETKDNNAPKWHYDKWHGTGHRSTGDYRKNTALRAYKKAKQDEAAALDGFKSLAPEKPRFVTAAELDRMELPPVQWAVPGLLPAGLVFLVAAPKMGKSWLAFDLCLSVAAGDDWLGYETNQGATLYLALEDGLNRLQKRLKTIGDGFTPPPAGCTLAINAPMLNAGLLEFLDGWLTEHPDAKLVCIDTFQKVKPPQGKNENAYGADYRICSPLQAWAIQHNICVLLVHHTKKGVNPGDIFEGVNGSQGLTGTADATLLLSKENRFDADAVLSITGRDVEMERYLLHFNSTACRWVMLGTVDDQERQNFQACPAVKTIKELTAQGPWQGTVTELADEVLTRYPDAKLPVTPQGLGSYFNELWPSLKYQGIEHGIARGAKKRTHTLKRKS, from the coding sequence GTGATTACCAACTATAAAAAGCTGCCCACGCTGCTGCAATCCCGCAAGCACTGGGTGCTGTGTGACGTCCCAGGGGCAGCAGACCCAAAGCACCCGCGCCAGGCCAAGCACCCACAATGGGGCGCGGATTCTACCAACCCCGCCACCTGGGCAGATTTTGCTACCGCGTCGGCGGCTGTGATGCTGGACGACGCCGACGGCATGGGGTACGTATTCGCAAAGGACGACGGCCTAGTATTCATCGACGGCGATCACTGCCTTGGCGCCGACGGCAGGCCGTTGTCACCGTTTGACAAGTGGCTGACCATGCTGCCAGGCTATTGCGAACGGAGCCGAAGCGGAACCGGCTTGCACTTCATCGTCCGGGGGACACTGCCAGACGGCTGCAAGCATAAAAAGCACATCAACGGCGGCGAGATGGCCGTCGAGCTGTACGACTGTAACCGCTATGTGGCCCTGACGGGCAACCTGTGGGGAGAACAGACGCCCCTAGAGGACGCACCGAGCGCCCAGGCTGGCATCGACGTTATTCTCCAGCAGATGGGGATGCTCGCGGACGACGGCCCGGCGGACGCACTGCCAGACCAACCAGACCGCCCCGAGGAAGAGATACAAGCTATTATTGCCGACGCCTTGCAGCGTGACGGCGATTTTGCGCAGCTCTGGAGCTGCACCGAGCACCCCGGCAAACTGGGCGACGAAAGCAAAGATGACCTAGCTATTTGCACGGCGGCATGGAGGGCCACATGCTTCCAGCTATCCGAGGGCGACTTGATGCACGGGCTGGACGCTTCCCCATGGGCTGAAACCAAAGACAACAACGCCCCCAAGTGGCACTATGACAAGTGGCACGGGACAGGCCACAGAAGCACAGGCGACTACCGCAAAAACACCGCGTTAAGAGCCTACAAGAAAGCAAAGCAGGATGAAGCCGCCGCCCTGGATGGCTTCAAGAGCCTGGCCCCCGAAAAGCCGCGTTTCGTGACCGCGGCCGAGCTTGACCGCATGGAGCTGCCGCCCGTTCAATGGGCTGTGCCTGGGCTGCTGCCCGCCGGGCTGGTGTTTCTCGTAGCTGCGCCAAAGATGGGCAAGAGCTGGTTGGCCTTTGATCTCTGCCTGTCTGTGGCCGCTGGTGATGATTGGCTAGGCTATGAGACTAACCAGGGCGCAACGCTGTATCTGGCCCTGGAGGATGGCTTGAACCGCCTGCAAAAGCGTTTGAAAACCATTGGCGACGGCTTCACCCCGCCACCCGCCGGGTGTACGTTGGCCATCAACGCCCCCATGCTGAACGCTGGCCTGCTGGAATTTCTGGACGGCTGGCTGACCGAACACCCAGACGCAAAGCTGGTTTGTATTGATACATTCCAGAAAGTCAAACCGCCACAAGGGAAAAACGAAAATGCCTACGGCGCGGACTACCGCATCTGTAGCCCTTTGCAGGCCTGGGCCATCCAGCACAATATCTGTGTGCTGCTAGTTCACCACACTAAAAAGGGTGTCAATCCCGGCGACATTTTCGAGGGCGTGAACGGCTCGCAGGGGCTGACGGGCACCGCTGACGCCACGCTGTTACTTAGCAAAGAAAACCGCTTTGACGCCGACGCTGTGCTGTCCATCACTGGCCGCGACGTAGAGATGGAGCGCTACTTGCTGCACTTCAACTCGACCGCCTGCCGCTGGGTCATGCTGGGCACGGTCGACGACCAAGAGCGCCAGAACTTCCAGGCATGCCCGGCGGTCAAGACCATCAAAGAGCTGACCGCGCAAGGGCCCTGGCAGGGCACCGTCACGGAACTGGCGGACGAAGTACTGACGCGATACCCGGACGCAAAACTGCCTGTAACCCCACAGGGGCTAGGCTCATATTTCAATGAGTTGTGGCCTAGTCTGAAATATCAGGGTATCGAGCACGGAATCGCTAGAGGAGCCAAGAAGAGAACCCACACGCTCAAACGAAAAAGCTGA
- a CDS encoding helix-turn-helix domain-containing protein produces the protein MKKFILLRQALLAHGMNQRELASVAGIGDSSMSARLHGRAEFTAGEMLKIGQALGLRPDDYYLYFLADSMSFFEGQA, from the coding sequence ATGAAGAAGTTTATCCTACTGCGTCAAGCGCTGCTGGCGCACGGCATGAATCAACGCGAACTCGCCAGCGTGGCAGGCATCGGCGATAGCAGTATGTCGGCGCGTCTACACGGTAGAGCCGAGTTTACCGCCGGGGAAATGCTCAAGATCGGGCAGGCCCTAGGCTTACGGCCAGATGACTACTATTTATATTTTCTCGCCGATAGTATGTCGTTTTTTGAGGGCCAAGCGTGA
- a CDS encoding nitroreductase family protein gives MDSIFHRVSIRKFQDKPVEPEKIEKLLRAAMAAPSAGNQQPWEFYVVMNRDLIQKLAATSPYTGCAKNAPVLIVSAYREDVIFPMYAQIDLSIANENLWLGTDALGLGGVWLGIAPIEERMHEVESVLQMPAGHHAFAIFALGYPAESKPQQDRFDPARIHYAE, from the coding sequence ATGGACAGCATTTTTCACCGCGTAAGTATCCGTAAATTTCAGGACAAGCCCGTGGAACCGGAGAAAATCGAGAAATTGCTTCGCGCCGCTATGGCGGCTCCTTCTGCCGGAAATCAGCAGCCGTGGGAATTTTATGTGGTGATGAACCGTGACCTGATCCAAAAGCTGGCCGCCACCAGCCCCTATACAGGCTGCGCCAAAAATGCTCCCGTGCTGATCGTCTCTGCCTACCGCGAGGATGTTATCTTCCCGATGTACGCGCAGATCGACCTGAGCATCGCCAACGAAAATCTTTGGCTGGGAACCGATGCACTAGGCCTTGGCGGCGTCTGGCTGGGCATTGCCCCCATCGAGGAGCGCATGCACGAGGTCGAATCCGTACTGCAAATGCCCGCCGGGCATCACGCCTTTGCTATCTTCGCATTGGGCTACCCCGCCGAGAGCAAACCCCAGCAGGACCGCTTCGACCCTGCGCGCATCCACTACGCCGAATAA
- a CDS encoding MBOAT family protein: MLTVGSFGFILFAALLAGLWRVTPQPRRWQLMLAASLVFYLSLDWQGCLLLCLMTLLVWQAALHLRGSPRWFYVGLAGALAPLTLLKLRPAALLLGQAFSLRIWDVSVPQVLGIGYFSLQLTSYLVDVRRGKQEPESQYARLLCFASFFLSITQGPFNRYGELMPQLDAAAPQPGQWQRGAQRCFWGYFKKLAVADRAALAVNAAFADPSAYDRSQLFLCAVLYVFQLYADFSGYTDIVLGTGEMLGLPLPENFRQPFLAATIRELWDRWHISLSRWLKDYVYIPLGGSRCSAARRDGNIIATFLVSGLWHGAGLTYLVWGFAHGALQALENHLPWRKAITRGWARLVGVAGTFTLLLATFTVFRASSLANAAAYFGGIMHNGGHKAFSNYWELGLTSRQEQLLLFFGLALVIAVDLAHERGIHFRDRLATAPRILRWAVYEGALFLFLFMGYFLGGGGFLYAIY, encoded by the coding sequence ATGCTCACCGTTGGTTCCTTCGGTTTCATCCTGTTCGCAGCATTATTGGCGGGCCTTTGGCGCGTCACCCCGCAGCCACGCCGCTGGCAACTGATGCTGGCGGCCAGCCTCGTGTTCTACCTCTCGCTGGATTGGCAGGGCTGCCTGCTGCTCTGCCTTATGACTCTGCTGGTCTGGCAGGCCGCGCTGCACCTGCGCGGCAGCCCCCGTTGGTTCTATGTAGGCCTGGCCGGGGCATTGGCCCCGCTGACGCTGCTCAAACTGCGCCCCGCCGCCCTGCTGCTGGGGCAGGCGTTCTCGCTGCGCATCTGGGACGTAAGCGTGCCGCAAGTGCTGGGCATCGGGTATTTCAGCCTGCAATTGACCAGCTACCTGGTGGACGTCCGCCGGGGCAAGCAGGAGCCGGAATCGCAGTACGCCCGGCTGCTCTGCTTTGCGTCGTTTTTTCTGTCCATCACCCAGGGACCGTTCAACCGCTATGGCGAGCTGATGCCCCAACTGGACGCTGCCGCCCCACAGCCCGGCCAATGGCAGCGGGGGGCACAGCGGTGCTTTTGGGGCTACTTTAAAAAACTGGCCGTGGCCGACCGCGCCGCGCTGGCCGTCAACGCCGCCTTTGCTGACCCTTCCGCCTACGACCGCAGCCAGCTGTTTCTGTGCGCAGTGCTGTATGTGTTCCAGCTTTACGCCGATTTCTCCGGCTACACCGACATCGTGCTGGGGACGGGGGAGATGCTGGGCCTGCCCCTGCCGGAAAACTTCCGCCAGCCGTTTTTGGCTGCCACCATCCGCGAACTGTGGGACCGCTGGCACATCAGCCTGTCCCGCTGGCTGAAAGATTACGTTTACATCCCGCTGGGCGGCAGCCGATGCAGCGCCGCGCGGCGCGACGGCAATATTATTGCCACGTTCCTCGTCAGCGGCCTGTGGCACGGCGCCGGGCTGACCTATCTCGTGTGGGGCTTTGCCCACGGCGCTTTGCAGGCGTTAGAAAATCACCTGCCCTGGCGCAAGGCCATCACCCGGGGCTGGGCGCGGCTTGTTGGTGTGGCGGGCACATTCACACTGCTTCTGGCCACCTTTACGGTGTTCCGCGCCAGCAGCCTGGCCAATGCCGCGGCCTATTTTGGCGGCATCATGCACAACGGCGGCCACAAGGCGTTCAGCAACTATTGGGAGCTGGGCTTGACCAGCCGCCAGGAGCAGCTGCTGCTTTTCTTCGGGTTGGCGCTGGTCATTGCCGTCGACCTCGCCCACGAGCGGGGCATCCACTTCCGTGACCGCCTTGCCACCGCTCCCCGCATCCTGCGCTGGGCCGTCTACGAGGGGGCGCTCTTCCTCTTTCTGTTCATGGGCTACTTTCTCGGCGGCGGCGGATTCTTGTACGCCATCTATTAA
- a CDS encoding HAD-IIIC family phosphatase: protein MDCFHYPLDTETLLRKKRRLRRELLAQNPHPLCKKIAILGGSTTNEVADQLGLFLLQYGIEAEFYQSEYAQYWQDAMFGTPELDEFHPDIIYIHTSWRNLTALPTTADSEADIDAMLADQYTHFETMWQALEAKFGCPVIQNNFDRPNFRLMGNRDIWDPHGRSNFISRMNQKFYAYAAAHEHFYINDIDYLSADYGLTAWGDAFFWHMYKYAMCLDAIPSLANSVANIIKSLYGRNKKALVLDLDNTLWGGIVGDDGVDGLAIGPEVPEGQVYAEFQSYCKALKSIGVILAVDSKNDEANALAGLNHPDGVLRPDDFVSIKANWEPKDRNLTDIAAELNLGADSFVFADDNPAERAIVAAQVPGVAVPALDGAENYIKMLDHGGYFEVTALSKEDLKKTELYHQNAQRAKAQASFSDYGEYLDSLEMTATIKDFEPLYIQRIAQLTNKSNQFNLTTLRCSEDDIRAMAENPAWLCRCGKLVDKFGDNGIVTVTAGEQEGETLHLRLWLMSCRVLKRGMEDAMMDIMVANAAARGVKTIRGYYYPTAKNAMVRDFYASFGFEKVEETADGSTTWQLDVAAYQPKHPHMKIER from the coding sequence ATGGATTGTTTCCACTATCCGCTGGATACTGAAACGCTGCTGCGCAAAAAGCGGCGGCTGCGGCGGGAGCTGCTGGCCCAAAACCCGCACCCCCTGTGCAAAAAAATCGCCATCCTCGGCGGGTCCACCACGAACGAAGTGGCCGACCAGCTGGGGCTGTTTCTGCTGCAGTACGGCATCGAGGCCGAGTTCTACCAAAGCGAGTACGCCCAGTATTGGCAGGACGCCATGTTCGGCACGCCGGAGCTGGACGAGTTCCACCCCGACATCATCTACATCCACACCAGCTGGCGCAACCTGACCGCCCTGCCCACCACCGCCGACAGCGAAGCCGATATCGACGCGATGCTGGCCGACCAGTACACTCATTTTGAGACGATGTGGCAGGCATTGGAGGCCAAGTTCGGCTGCCCGGTCATCCAGAACAACTTTGACCGCCCCAACTTCCGCCTGATGGGCAACCGCGACATCTGGGACCCCCACGGCCGCTCCAACTTCATCAGCCGGATGAACCAGAAGTTCTATGCCTACGCCGCCGCGCACGAGCATTTTTACATCAACGATATTGACTACCTCTCCGCCGATTACGGCCTGACCGCCTGGGGCGACGCCTTCTTCTGGCACATGTACAAATATGCCATGTGTCTGGATGCCATCCCGTCGCTGGCCAACAGTGTGGCCAATATCATCAAGTCTTTGTACGGCCGTAACAAAAAAGCCCTTGTGCTGGACCTGGACAATACGCTCTGGGGCGGCATCGTGGGCGACGACGGCGTCGACGGGCTGGCCATCGGTCCCGAGGTGCCGGAGGGCCAGGTCTACGCCGAGTTCCAGAGCTACTGCAAGGCGTTGAAATCCATCGGCGTGATCTTGGCCGTGGACTCCAAAAATGACGAAGCCAACGCGCTGGCGGGCCTGAACCACCCGGACGGCGTGCTGCGGCCTGACGATTTTGTCTCTATCAAGGCCAACTGGGAGCCGAAGGACCGCAACCTGACCGACATCGCCGCCGAACTGAACCTGGGCGCGGACAGCTTTGTCTTTGCCGATGACAACCCCGCCGAACGTGCCATCGTGGCCGCCCAGGTGCCCGGCGTGGCCGTGCCTGCGCTGGACGGTGCCGAGAACTACATCAAGATGCTGGATCACGGCGGCTACTTTGAGGTCACTGCCCTCTCGAAAGAGGACCTGAAAAAGACCGAACTGTACCACCAAAACGCCCAGCGCGCCAAGGCACAGGCGTCTTTCAGCGATTACGGCGAGTACCTGGACAGCCTGGAGATGACGGCTACCATCAAAGATTTTGAGCCGCTGTACATCCAGCGCATCGCTCAGCTGACCAACAAATCCAACCAGTTCAACCTGACCACTCTGCGCTGCAGCGAGGATGACATCCGCGCCATGGCCGAGAACCCGGCCTGGCTCTGCCGCTGCGGCAAGCTGGTGGACAAGTTCGGCGATAACGGCATCGTCACCGTTACCGCAGGCGAACAGGAAGGGGAGACCCTGCACCTGCGCCTGTGGCTGATGAGCTGCCGTGTACTCAAGCGCGGCATGGAGGATGCCATGATGGACATCATGGTGGCCAACGCCGCCGCGCGCGGGGTAAAGACCATCCGCGGGTACTATTATCCCACCGCCAAAAACGCGATGGTGCGCGATTTTTATGCAAGTTTTGGCTTTGAGAAAGTGGAGGAGACCGCGGACGGCTCCACCACCTGGCAGCTGGACGTAGCCGCCTACCAGCCGAAACACCCCCACATGAAAATTGAGCGATAA
- a CDS encoding TIGR03905 family TSCPD domain-containing protein, whose amino-acid sequence MAYIYKNKGTCSVQTEVELNPDHTIKSVKVLGGCDGNLKGIASLLPGMKAEDAITRMEGIRCGRKATSCPDQISQALKGALAELG is encoded by the coding sequence ATGGCATACATCTACAAAAACAAAGGCACCTGCTCGGTGCAGACCGAAGTTGAACTGAACCCCGACCACACCATTAAAAGCGTCAAGGTCCTGGGCGGCTGCGATGGCAACCTGAAAGGCATTGCCAGCCTGCTGCCCGGCATGAAGGCCGAGGACGCCATCACCCGCATGGAGGGCATCCGCTGCGGCCGCAAGGCCACCAGCTGCCCCGACCAGATCAGCCAGGCCCTGAAAGGCGCCTTGGCAGAGTTAGGTTAA
- a CDS encoding PHP domain-containing protein → MPGDLHTHTTYSDGSTPVAKLPFLARCAGMTHLAISDHDSIQSVRYAYAHPVQDGVHLIPATELTAYDYERAHRVHLLCYWPDDCPALEDFSRMMAERRYTAMMQSSKELEEICPQYSTQEALEFAKDSGTLYKAHIMRVLWQYGLADGLYNEVYRSLFGLKPVRGRILHTPRYEPVDTVLDLIKACRGVVVLAHPSVYHSMELARELIAAGRLDGVEIDHPRNTPEDKTELLRLAKENGLLITGGTDYHGIHTVTPRPVGAFATHDEQIARLNDLAKARKSTFKRTT, encoded by the coding sequence ATGCCGGGCGATCTGCATACGCATACGACTTATTCCGATGGTTCCACACCGGTTGCCAAGCTGCCGTTTCTGGCGCGGTGCGCCGGGATGACGCATCTGGCTATCTCGGATCATGATTCGATCCAGAGCGTTCGCTACGCCTACGCCCACCCGGTGCAGGACGGCGTGCATCTGATCCCCGCCACGGAGTTGACCGCCTACGACTACGAGCGCGCCCACCGCGTGCACCTTTTGTGCTACTGGCCCGATGATTGCCCCGCGCTGGAGGATTTTTCCCGCATGATGGCCGAGCGCCGCTACACCGCCATGATGCAAAGCAGCAAGGAGCTGGAGGAGATCTGTCCGCAGTACTCCACCCAGGAGGCGCTGGAATTTGCCAAGGACAGCGGCACCTTGTACAAGGCCCACATCATGCGGGTGCTGTGGCAGTACGGCCTGGCCGACGGGCTGTACAACGAGGTCTACCGCTCGCTGTTCGGGCTAAAACCTGTGCGCGGGCGCATCCTGCACACGCCCCGGTATGAGCCGGTGGACACCGTGCTGGACCTTATTAAAGCCTGCCGCGGCGTGGTGGTGCTGGCGCACCCCAGCGTGTATCACAGCATGGAACTGGCCCGGGAGCTGATCGCCGCCGGGCGGCTGGACGGCGTGGAGATCGACCACCCCCGCAACACCCCCGAGGACAAAACCGAGCTGTTGCGTCTGGCCAAGGAGAATGGACTGCTCATCACCGGCGGCACAGACTACCACGGCATCCACACCGTCACCCCGCGCCCGGTCGGCGCGTTCGCTACCCACGATGAGCAGATCGCCAGGTTGAACGATTTGGCCAAGGCAAGAAAATCCACGTTTAAGAGAACCACCTGA